A portion of the Salmo trutta chromosome 1, fSalTru1.1, whole genome shotgun sequence genome contains these proteins:
- the LOC115205120 gene encoding lysosomal alpha-glucosidase-like has translation MQGDANLHGSHPFYMVQEGGGQAHGVFLLNSNAMEVVLQPSPALTWVAVGGILDLYIFLGTDPQSVVRQYLQVIGLAIYDL, from the exons ATGCAGGGCGATGCCAACCTTCATGGCTCCCATCCATTCTACATGGTGCAGGAGGGGGGTGGACAGGCTCACGGGGTCTTCCTGCTCAACAGTAATGCCATGG AGGTGGTGCTGCAGCCTAGCCCTGCTCTGACCTGGGTGGCTGTTGGAGGAATCCTGGACCTGTACATCTTCTTGGGCACTGACCCTCAGAGTGTTGTCAGACAGTACCTCCAGGTTATAGGTCTGGCTATATATGACCTTTAG